In Chrysiogenes arsenatis DSM 11915, the following proteins share a genomic window:
- a CDS encoding HesA/MoeB/ThiF family protein, whose protein sequence is MTAYHVTKEDHRYLRHYMLEELGIEGQQKLADGRVLVVGVGGLGSPVLYYLVAAGVGHITIADGDIVEISNLQRQILHFTADLGIPKVYSGLAKLKALNPAVQIEAQQTIVNAENFHALAASCDVVVDATDNFVAKFLLNDLCVAAGKPLIHAGIKEFTGQMMTILPGKSACYRCLFPDEPIAGTPEANARAGVLGAVAGTIGTLQATEVIKLLAGFGEPMINTLLRYDARLLHFHKVKVARRATCPACGEKG, encoded by the coding sequence ATGACCGCCTATCATGTTACGAAAGAAGATCACCGTTATCTGCGCCACTATATGCTCGAAGAACTTGGCATTGAAGGGCAGCAAAAACTGGCCGACGGACGGGTACTGGTGGTCGGCGTTGGCGGCCTTGGCTCGCCGGTGCTCTACTACCTTGTCGCTGCTGGCGTTGGCCATATCACGATTGCCGATGGCGATATCGTCGAAATTTCCAATCTGCAACGGCAGATTCTCCATTTTACGGCCGATCTTGGCATTCCCAAAGTCTACTCTGGCCTTGCGAAGCTCAAAGCATTGAATCCGGCAGTGCAGATCGAGGCGCAGCAAACTATCGTCAATGCCGAAAACTTTCATGCGCTCGCTGCCTCGTGCGATGTTGTGGTGGATGCGACCGATAACTTTGTCGCCAAATTCCTTTTGAACGATCTGTGTGTGGCGGCGGGAAAACCGCTGATTCATGCTGGTATCAAGGAGTTTACCGGACAGATGATGACTATCCTTCCCGGCAAAAGCGCTTGCTACCGCTGCCTGTTTCCGGATGAGCCAATCGCCGGAACCCCTGAAGCGAACGCTCGCGCCGGTGTACTCGGCGCAGTGGCCGGTACCATCGGCACCTTGCAGGCGACAGAAGTAATCAAGCTGTTGGCGGGGTTCGGCGAACCGATGATCAATACCCTGCTGCGCTACGATGCCCGCCTGCTCCATTTTCACAAAGTAAAAGTTGCTCGTCGCGCGACGTGCCCCGCTTGTGGTGAGAAAGGGTAG
- the hypE gene encoding hydrogenase expression/formation protein HypE, giving the protein MSHVTLAHGSGGEAMSCLIHELFYEAFDNPVLRQADDAAVFDLPSPLAMTTDSFVVSPLFFPGGNIGTLAACGTVNDLAMMGAEPKYLSCGFILEEGFSLTELRTIVESMAHELRAIGARIITGDTKVVPRGHGGGVYINTTGLGSVRYAGLGTATLRAGDALIISGPIGDHGATIYTCREEIAMQSALRSDCATLWPVVAKLIDAKLPIRAMRDATRGGLAAVLHEWAAASNLSAAIEPHTIPVRPEVQGLCELLGFEPWHLANEGTFVLAVPATEVDAVLQVLRQQTCCTQAACIGTLQPEHPGKVILKSEWGTKRLMEPPGGELLPRIC; this is encoded by the coding sequence ATGAGCCACGTAACCCTTGCCCACGGCAGTGGTGGCGAAGCAATGAGCTGCCTGATTCACGAACTTTTTTACGAAGCGTTTGACAACCCCGTGCTGCGGCAGGCGGACGATGCGGCGGTTTTTGATCTCCCGTCCCCGCTCGCCATGACCACCGACAGCTTTGTTGTCTCGCCGCTCTTTTTTCCTGGCGGCAACATCGGCACTTTGGCGGCCTGTGGCACGGTGAACGATTTAGCGATGATGGGGGCAGAACCAAAATATCTGAGCTGCGGCTTTATCCTCGAAGAAGGATTTTCCCTGACTGAGCTGCGCACCATTGTGGAGAGCATGGCGCACGAGCTGCGTGCCATTGGAGCACGGATTATAACGGGCGATACCAAAGTCGTGCCGCGCGGTCATGGCGGTGGTGTGTATATCAACACGACCGGCCTTGGGAGCGTGCGCTATGCTGGACTTGGCACAGCAACCTTACGTGCCGGCGATGCGCTGATTATATCTGGCCCGATTGGTGACCACGGCGCCACCATATATACGTGCCGCGAAGAAATTGCCATGCAAAGCGCGCTGCGCAGCGATTGCGCCACCCTGTGGCCAGTTGTCGCGAAACTGATCGACGCCAAATTGCCCATCCGTGCGATGCGCGATGCCACGCGTGGCGGACTTGCTGCGGTACTCCACGAATGGGCGGCCGCGAGTAACCTTTCCGCCGCTATCGAGCCGCACACCATACCCGTGCGCCCCGAAGTGCAGGGATTATGTGAACTCCTTGGTTTTGAGCCGTGGCATCTGGCCAACGAAGGGACGTTTGTGTTGGCCGTTCCGGCCACTGAGGTTGACGCAGTTCTGCAAGTATTGCGCCAGCAAACGTGTTGCACGCAGGCCGCCTGCATTGGCACACTGCAACCGGAACACCCCGGAAAAGTGATTCTTAAAAGTGAGTGGGGGACAAAACGGCTGATGGAACCGCCTGGCGGCGAACTGCTGCCAAGGATATGCTGA
- the recC gene encoding exodeoxyribonuclease V subunit gamma, protein MLTLHTGNSLTQLADVLVALMRTEPLAPLVPETIVVQSRGMDRWLELHIAQTLGVCANIRFPFPEAWLWELYRNNLGALFPNDQYAREQLRWVLYDLLDDVLALPELAPLRVMAAQEDAQTRFELCDQIADTFDRYQLYRPEWLLAWEKGENPVDHPHAPWQQVLWRALRQRLGGVHRGEAHQAFLRQFAAGKPLLWTPPRLFVFGITLLPPAHLQTLALIGHSCDVHLFVLSPCQEYWGDHPGRRNNEESNDTNRLLASLGKVGRDFQELLLAFDGAIQTYEYWQNPEPKSLLEWLQHDMLHRLGRGVSVSDESTEKVAAQTIAADDLSLQLHSAHTPLREVEVLKEQILDFLERHPSCGLHDIVVLVPNLERYAPLVEAVFQVTSDQENALACTIADRTEHRLEHEAFAKLLTLATSSVTLPAVLEVLELPPITANYGLTSHAIGRLQTLLVSAGAAWGIDASHRAQLGFAAEPRNTLRWALFNLQQAALHAAAPEFSEPALFPVTVDDNDVLATFERFLDDLAHLVTTSQQTLSLGAWRQALTQCVAAFLSAAETWAEGVDSLLAAIAQMALQGEKAAFATAIPFGAIWPALQQKLLATGRDDRFMAGKITICSMLPMRSIPFAMIAVLGMNDGEFPRQHLSSSFDLVARFPQRGDRNRLEDDRYLFLEAILCAGKQLHISYVGQDARRGTVLAPSVVVQELRDTINAGFTIDGLAARDVASHCTRIHPPLPFSATLFDGRNPALFSYTQQHWEIAHLLQQRNAGAPVTLPPFQERLVFTLPESLNIHELVQFFGNPLRRYVEYHQIAAPNEAREIPDSEPFDISPLDTWFLRTLALQSALAHHDAETIPRMLCATGKVPHGTWGERDIEGIHAAVQPLQVAWEALTAKHAAEVCEFSVSVDVVAHHCTVHGELTLYGGTLVFVNPGKCNGKRLLEMWIPHLLRCASQTSASPALAAYLLCLNAEANAAEIWMAPPIGAASAYALLRQLLECYVEGHTVPLPLPVRATWAGVEAAQKKEWQWDDAIFNKMDALWQGDSFRAQPGEAQESLARIAWRGVAPWQSEQDRFVALAEKIYRPMLEWVERKG, encoded by the coding sequence GTGCTGACGCTGCATACTGGCAATTCGCTGACGCAACTCGCCGATGTTTTGGTCGCGCTGATGCGCACGGAGCCACTGGCTCCGCTTGTACCAGAGACGATTGTGGTGCAAAGCCGCGGGATGGATCGCTGGTTAGAGCTTCACATTGCCCAAACGCTTGGAGTGTGCGCGAACATTCGCTTTCCGTTTCCCGAAGCATGGTTGTGGGAACTCTACCGGAATAATCTGGGGGCGCTTTTTCCGAATGATCAATACGCTCGCGAACAGCTGCGGTGGGTGCTCTATGATTTGCTTGATGACGTGCTGGCGCTCCCTGAACTTGCGCCGTTGCGCGTGATGGCTGCTCAAGAGGATGCGCAAACCCGTTTTGAGCTTTGTGATCAAATTGCTGACACGTTTGACCGCTATCAACTCTATCGTCCCGAGTGGCTTCTGGCGTGGGAAAAAGGGGAAAATCCGGTTGACCATCCGCACGCTCCGTGGCAGCAAGTGCTGTGGCGTGCGCTCCGGCAGCGCCTTGGCGGTGTCCATCGCGGCGAAGCGCATCAGGCCTTTCTACGACAGTTCGCTGCCGGAAAACCACTGTTGTGGACACCGCCTCGCTTGTTTGTTTTTGGGATTACCCTGCTTCCGCCTGCCCATTTGCAAACACTGGCACTGATTGGACATTCTTGCGACGTGCACCTCTTTGTGCTCAGCCCGTGCCAAGAGTATTGGGGAGATCATCCTGGGCGGCGCAACAACGAGGAATCCAATGACACGAACCGTTTATTGGCCTCTTTGGGTAAAGTCGGGCGCGACTTTCAGGAACTGCTCTTGGCGTTTGATGGTGCCATTCAGACCTATGAGTATTGGCAGAACCCTGAACCAAAGAGTCTTTTAGAATGGCTCCAGCACGATATGCTGCACCGTTTGGGGCGTGGTGTGTCCGTTTCCGACGAATCAACGGAAAAGGTTGCGGCGCAAACCATCGCTGCCGATGATCTCTCACTTCAACTTCATAGCGCACATACACCGCTCCGCGAAGTAGAAGTGCTCAAAGAACAGATACTTGATTTTCTGGAGCGCCATCCGTCGTGTGGACTGCACGATATTGTGGTGTTAGTGCCAAACCTTGAACGCTATGCGCCCTTGGTTGAAGCTGTGTTTCAGGTAACGAGCGATCAGGAAAACGCCCTCGCGTGTACGATTGCTGATCGTACCGAACATCGGCTGGAACACGAAGCTTTTGCCAAACTCTTGACGCTGGCTACCTCGTCGGTCACCCTTCCGGCTGTGCTTGAAGTGCTTGAGCTCCCGCCGATCACGGCCAACTATGGCCTTACGTCACACGCCATTGGTCGTTTACAAACGCTCCTTGTCAGCGCGGGTGCAGCGTGGGGGATTGATGCCAGCCACCGCGCACAACTCGGTTTTGCTGCAGAACCGCGCAATACGTTGCGTTGGGCGCTTTTCAATCTGCAACAGGCTGCTTTACACGCTGCTGCACCGGAGTTCAGTGAACCGGCGCTCTTTCCTGTCACGGTTGATGACAATGATGTGCTGGCCACGTTTGAACGCTTTCTTGACGATCTCGCCCACCTTGTTACAACCTCGCAACAGACCCTATCGCTTGGAGCATGGCGGCAAGCGCTGACACAGTGCGTCGCTGCGTTCTTGAGCGCAGCGGAAACGTGGGCGGAAGGGGTAGATTCACTCTTAGCGGCTATTGCTCAGATGGCGCTGCAAGGAGAAAAAGCCGCTTTTGCGACAGCAATACCTTTTGGTGCGATATGGCCAGCTTTGCAGCAAAAACTGCTGGCGACAGGGAGAGATGATCGGTTTATGGCCGGAAAAATTACGATTTGTTCCATGTTGCCAATGCGCTCGATTCCATTTGCCATGATCGCGGTACTTGGCATGAACGATGGCGAGTTTCCGCGTCAGCACCTGAGTTCAAGCTTTGATCTTGTCGCGCGCTTTCCGCAACGTGGCGACCGCAACCGGCTGGAGGATGATCGTTACTTATTTTTAGAAGCGATTCTGTGTGCCGGAAAACAATTGCATATCAGCTATGTCGGGCAAGATGCGCGGCGCGGTACGGTGCTGGCGCCTTCAGTGGTAGTACAGGAACTGCGCGATACGATCAATGCGGGATTTACGATTGATGGTTTAGCGGCTCGCGATGTTGCCAGCCATTGTACGCGGATTCATCCGCCACTTCCATTCAGTGCCACGCTTTTTGATGGACGCAACCCTGCGCTCTTTAGTTATACGCAGCAGCACTGGGAGATTGCACACCTGCTGCAACAGCGCAATGCCGGTGCTCCGGTAACGTTGCCCCCATTTCAGGAGCGTCTTGTGTTTACTCTGCCTGAATCATTGAATATCCACGAGCTGGTACAGTTTTTCGGCAATCCACTACGGCGCTATGTGGAATATCACCAGATAGCCGCTCCCAATGAAGCGCGCGAAATCCCTGACAGTGAGCCTTTTGATATCTCGCCACTGGATACGTGGTTTTTACGCACACTGGCGTTGCAATCCGCACTCGCGCACCATGACGCGGAAACCATACCGCGTATGTTATGTGCGACGGGGAAAGTACCGCACGGAACCTGGGGTGAACGCGATATCGAAGGTATTCACGCTGCGGTGCAGCCATTACAGGTAGCATGGGAAGCCCTCACTGCCAAGCACGCCGCCGAGGTTTGTGAGTTTTCCGTTTCGGTTGATGTCGTGGCTCACCACTGTACTGTGCATGGTGAATTAACGCTGTACGGTGGAACGCTGGTTTTCGTGAATCCGGGAAAATGTAATGGTAAGCGGCTCCTTGAAATGTGGATACCGCACTTGTTACGTTGTGCGTCGCAGACGTCAGCTTCGCCAGCGCTTGCGGCTTATCTTCTCTGTTTGAACGCCGAGGCCAATGCCGCTGAGATATGGATGGCACCACCGATTGGTGCGGCCAGTGCGTACGCTCTTTTGCGTCAACTGTTGGAATGCTACGTCGAAGGTCATACCGTGCCGCTTCCGTTACCGGTTCGCGCCACATGGGCTGGTGTCGAGGCGGCACAGAAAAAAGAGTGGCAATGGGATGACGCTATTTTCAACAAGATGGATGCGCTTTGGCAGGGCGATTCGTTTCGCGCCCAACCAGGGGAGGCGCAAGAATCACTCGCACGCATCGCATGGCGTGGTGTTGCGCCGTGGCAGAGCGAGCAAGATCGCTTTGTCGCGCTGGCTGAAAAAATCTATCGACCCATGCTGGAATGGGTCGAGCGCAAGGGTTAA
- the murI gene encoding glutamate racemase, whose translation MRTIAIFDSGVGGLTVMRAIKDTLPHCNLVYLGDTARVPYGTKSKETILRYSLQVSQFLYAQGVDLLVIACNTATAYGLHEVRARYPIPVIGVIEPGIDATLQTTTGGKIGVIGTSATIASGLYKRGIQERLPAAHVTEIATPLLVPLVEENWTGTEVTRLTLERYLSGFPVIDTLVLGCTHYPLLKNDIAAVLPNVALVDSALATARVVAGLAGQCSEQQPRSTFYMTDTSSRFREIATLFFGEEIASIEHIDL comes from the coding sequence GTGCGTACTATCGCCATTTTCGACTCCGGAGTCGGCGGCCTGACCGTCATGCGTGCTATTAAAGATACGTTACCCCATTGCAATCTCGTCTATTTAGGCGACACCGCCCGCGTGCCGTATGGGACGAAATCGAAAGAGACTATCCTGCGCTATTCGCTGCAAGTCAGTCAGTTCCTCTACGCCCAAGGGGTTGATTTGCTGGTCATCGCGTGTAATACCGCTACGGCCTACGGTTTACACGAAGTGCGTGCGCGCTACCCGATTCCGGTAATAGGCGTCATCGAACCGGGTATTGATGCTACTCTGCAAACGACCACCGGTGGAAAAATCGGCGTTATCGGCACCAGCGCCACGATTGCCAGTGGACTCTACAAACGGGGCATTCAGGAGCGACTGCCAGCGGCGCACGTTACAGAAATCGCCACACCATTGCTAGTGCCGCTCGTCGAAGAAAACTGGACGGGTACCGAAGTGACCCGTTTGACATTAGAGCGTTACCTGAGTGGCTTTCCGGTGATCGACACGTTGGTGCTTGGTTGCACTCATTACCCTTTGCTAAAAAACGATATAGCAGCCGTATTGCCGAATGTGGCACTTGTGGATTCCGCACTCGCCACGGCACGAGTGGTAGCTGGCCTCGCGGGTCAATGTTCAGAACAGCAGCCACGTTCCACGTTTTATATGACGGATACTTCTAGCCGCTTTCGTGAAATTGCAACTCTCTTTTTTGGCGAAGAAATCGCCAGTATAGAACACATTGATCTTTGA
- a CDS encoding putative bifunctional diguanylate cyclase/phosphodiesterase gives MSSLPNKHESAMTVSRDTLLGLNDYSIRKLYSHELQQRICELEQANAALRSKLQEHEQTQRALEASEACRIRVFESSLIPIIVMDYETLRFIDCNRAAAKIFRLPSVADTLHKTLIDISAPFQYDGTSSQEKMHAYIQQAFLHGEVIYEWRHQRPDGELWDGEVQLMTFQAGNRYLLQFTLRDITLRKRYELQLQHLATHDELTGLANRTLLLDRLDHCIHLAHRASQMVAIFVMDIDRLKVVNDSLGHSCGDQLLCAIASRLRKQFRQADTLACMGGDKFVVVLSDVHDIDQVLHVAGKINTFFEQPFPTDSHEVTVSASTGVAIFPNDSREPEQLLRNADLAMARSKKLGGNMLTFYSPEMNQRIFETLELENGIRHALQREEFRLYYQPKVDIKSGKIIGCEALLRWEHSKRGLISPLEFIPLAEETGLIVPLGSWVINEAMRQGQLWQQQGLPPIDIAINISPRQFRQGNLLNIMKEGIRRSGIDPCRLELEITESVIMDEPEKACHTMRELKQLGIRLSLDDFGTGYSSFNYLRKLPVDALKIDKSFINDVTTDSSGASIVASIIGIAKNLGLQAVAEGVEHFDQLYFLVGCECDSYQGFLFSKPIPADEFTTLLKNSK, from the coding sequence ATGTCATCATTGCCGAATAAGCATGAATCTGCGATGACTGTGTCGCGTGATACTCTACTCGGGCTGAACGATTACTCAATTCGGAAACTGTATTCCCATGAGCTACAACAACGAATCTGCGAATTGGAACAAGCGAATGCCGCATTGCGCAGCAAGTTACAGGAACACGAACAAACGCAACGCGCACTAGAAGCGAGTGAAGCATGTCGCATACGGGTGTTTGAAAGCTCTTTGATTCCGATAATTGTCATGGATTATGAAACACTGAGATTCATTGACTGTAATCGTGCCGCGGCAAAAATTTTCCGTTTGCCATCTGTCGCAGATACGTTACACAAAACACTCATCGATATTTCCGCCCCGTTTCAGTATGACGGCACCAGCTCGCAAGAAAAGATGCATGCCTACATTCAGCAGGCATTTCTTCATGGAGAAGTGATCTACGAGTGGCGTCACCAGCGGCCAGATGGTGAGCTGTGGGATGGCGAAGTTCAATTGATGACGTTTCAGGCCGGCAACCGTTACCTGCTTCAATTTACTCTGCGCGATATTACGCTGCGCAAGCGCTACGAATTGCAGTTGCAACACCTTGCTACTCACGATGAGCTAACTGGGTTGGCGAACCGCACGCTCTTGCTTGATCGTTTAGATCATTGTATCCACCTTGCACATCGTGCATCACAAATGGTAGCCATTTTTGTGATGGATATTGACCGTCTTAAAGTAGTGAATGATAGTCTGGGGCACAGTTGTGGCGATCAACTCCTGTGCGCAATTGCGAGTCGTCTGCGCAAACAATTCCGCCAGGCCGATACACTGGCTTGTATGGGTGGTGACAAGTTTGTGGTTGTTCTTTCCGATGTACACGATATTGACCAAGTGCTTCATGTCGCAGGAAAAATTAATACGTTTTTTGAGCAACCGTTTCCTACCGATTCTCATGAAGTAACCGTCAGCGCCAGTACTGGTGTTGCTATATTTCCCAATGATTCCCGCGAGCCGGAACAACTCTTGCGCAACGCTGACCTGGCAATGGCACGTTCCAAAAAACTTGGCGGAAATATGCTGACGTTTTACTCGCCAGAAATGAATCAGCGGATTTTTGAAACACTCGAATTGGAAAATGGGATACGGCACGCACTTCAGCGTGAAGAATTCAGACTGTACTATCAACCAAAAGTCGACATCAAAAGTGGTAAAATAATTGGATGTGAAGCCTTGCTCCGTTGGGAGCACTCGAAGCGTGGTTTGATATCTCCTTTGGAGTTCATTCCCTTGGCAGAGGAAACCGGATTAATTGTGCCGCTTGGATCTTGGGTAATCAACGAAGCGATGCGGCAAGGCCAGCTCTGGCAACAACAGGGGCTGCCGCCTATTGATATCGCCATCAATATTTCCCCACGGCAGTTTCGCCAGGGCAACTTGCTGAACATCATGAAAGAAGGGATTCGTCGTTCTGGTATAGATCCTTGCCGGCTTGAACTGGAAATCACCGAAAGTGTCATTATGGATGAGCCTGAAAAAGCTTGTCACACGATGCGAGAACTGAAACAACTTGGTATACGACTCAGTCTTGATGACTTCGGCACAGGGTACTCCAGCTTTAATTATTTGCGCAAACTCCCCGTTGATGCATTGAAAATTGATAAGTCTTTTATCAATGACGTGACGACCGACTCCAGTGGTGCTTCGATAGTTGCCAGCATTATCGGTATTGCGAAAAATCTTGGATTGCAAGCGGTCGCCGAAGGGGTCGAACACTTTGATCAGTTGTATTTCCTTGTCGGATGCGAATGCGATAGCTACCAAGGGTTTCTTTTCAGCAAGCCAATCCCCGCCGATGAATTCACTACCCTCCTGAAAAACAGCAAATAA
- the ilvC gene encoding ketol-acid reductoisomerase, giving the protein MAMTVYYDADCDLSIIRSKKVTVVGFGSQGHAHAENMRDSGVDVTIGLVRRGNSWEKAEAKGFKVMTVDEATKQADLVMILLPDELQADVYDQSIKPNLKAGAAIAFAHGFNVHYGQIAAPKGVDTIMIAPKGPGHTVRSEFVGGGGVPCLIAIEQDDTGKAKSLALSYASAVGGGRSGIIETSFKDETETDLFGEQAVLCGGAVSLVRAGFETLVEAGYPEEMAYFECLHELKLIVDLMYQGGIADMRYSISNTAEYGDMVSGKRVVTEESKKAMKEILTEIQDGRFAKDFILERRAGYPRMHAERRNLADSQIEQVGSRLRAMMPWIGKSKIIDKGKN; this is encoded by the coding sequence ATGGCAATGACCGTCTATTACGATGCCGACTGCGACCTTTCCATTATCCGTTCCAAGAAAGTGACCGTTGTCGGTTTCGGTTCTCAGGGACATGCCCACGCGGAAAACATGCGCGATTCCGGTGTTGATGTTACCATTGGTTTGGTTCGTCGTGGCAATTCTTGGGAAAAAGCGGAAGCCAAGGGCTTCAAGGTTATGACTGTTGATGAAGCGACCAAACAAGCTGACCTTGTTATGATCCTGCTGCCTGACGAGCTTCAAGCTGACGTGTACGATCAGTCCATCAAGCCGAATCTTAAAGCTGGCGCGGCTATTGCTTTCGCTCATGGATTTAACGTCCACTATGGGCAAATCGCTGCGCCGAAAGGCGTTGACACTATTATGATCGCGCCGAAAGGCCCAGGCCACACGGTTCGTAGCGAATTTGTTGGCGGCGGCGGCGTTCCTTGCTTAATCGCGATCGAGCAGGATGATACCGGCAAAGCAAAATCACTGGCGCTTTCTTACGCCAGTGCGGTTGGTGGCGGTCGCAGTGGCATCATCGAAACATCATTCAAAGATGAAACAGAAACTGACCTCTTCGGCGAACAAGCTGTTCTTTGTGGTGGCGCGGTTTCTTTGGTACGTGCTGGATTTGAAACGCTGGTCGAAGCGGGCTATCCAGAAGAAATGGCCTATTTTGAGTGCCTCCACGAACTTAAGCTGATCGTTGATTTGATGTATCAAGGTGGCATTGCCGACATGCGCTACTCCATCTCAAACACCGCTGAATATGGCGACATGGTTTCTGGCAAGCGGGTTGTTACCGAAGAGAGCAAAAAGGCAATGAAGGAAATCTTGACCGAAATTCAAGATGGCCGTTTTGCCAAAGACTTCATCCTTGAGCGTCGCGCTGGTTACCCACGGATGCATGCAGAACGCCGCAACTTGGCTGATTCGCAAATCGAGCAAGTTGGTTCGCGTCTGCGCGCGATGATGCCTTGGATTGGTAAAAGCAAAATCATCGACAAAGGGAAAAACTAA
- the hypA gene encoding hydrogenase maturation nickel metallochaperone HypA, which translates to MHEFSLVSALLDQCEAQAAAHNATSVTHVTVKIGMMSAVEPELFRQAYETFRLGTLCAAAPLELIVQPLVLECHQCGGTSTVNERAYHCPQCLSTHITVLDGEEMYLMSLELETC; encoded by the coding sequence ATGCACGAATTTTCTTTAGTCAGCGCCTTACTTGATCAGTGTGAAGCTCAGGCCGCTGCGCATAACGCTACCAGTGTGACGCACGTAACGGTCAAGATTGGCATGATGAGTGCGGTAGAGCCGGAGTTATTCCGGCAGGCGTATGAAACGTTCCGTCTCGGTACGCTCTGTGCGGCAGCACCCCTAGAGCTGATTGTGCAGCCACTGGTACTGGAGTGCCACCAGTGTGGTGGCACCAGCACGGTCAATGAACGCGCCTATCACTGTCCCCAGTGCTTGAGTACACATATTACGGTTCTGGATGGCGAGGAGATGTACCTCATGTCGTTGGAGCTCGAAACGTGCTGA
- a CDS encoding Fic family protein yields MRDDSDFKQLDQLKSQLDAKRPLPPAVLANLREHLMLQWTYHSNAIEGNTLTLKETKVALEGITIGGKTLREHFEVVNHRDAILMVEELVSHKQPLNEWTLKSLHQLVLKNIDNENAGQYRKINVLISGATHRPPDAMHVPQAMEDFLSWSNQQAMVLHPVERAARVHGEFVKIHPFTDGNGRTARLLMNLELMKAGFPAALVLVEQRLEYYEALDKAHCTGDYSNFIALVALCVQRGFEPYWWALGLKSEEQRER; encoded by the coding sequence ATGCGAGATGATTCTGACTTCAAGCAGCTTGATCAGCTAAAATCACAGCTGGATGCGAAGCGTCCTTTGCCGCCTGCGGTACTCGCCAATTTACGCGAACATCTCATGCTGCAATGGACGTATCACAGTAATGCCATCGAAGGAAACACCCTGACGCTCAAAGAGACGAAAGTCGCTCTGGAAGGGATAACTATCGGTGGCAAAACACTGCGTGAGCACTTTGAGGTCGTTAACCACCGCGATGCTATCCTTATGGTGGAAGAATTGGTGAGCCATAAACAGCCTTTGAACGAATGGACTCTCAAATCCTTGCACCAGTTGGTACTGAAAAATATCGACAACGAAAATGCTGGTCAATACCGCAAAATCAATGTGCTGATTTCCGGCGCAACGCACCGTCCTCCCGATGCCATGCACGTTCCGCAGGCTATGGAGGACTTTCTGTCTTGGTCCAACCAGCAAGCAATGGTGCTTCACCCTGTAGAACGAGCCGCGCGAGTGCATGGCGAATTTGTGAAAATTCACCCCTTTACCGATGGCAACGGACGTACTGCTCGCTTATTGATGAACTTGGAGCTGATGAAAGCCGGATTTCCAGCCGCCTTGGTTCTGGTCGAACAACGGCTGGAGTATTACGAAGCCTTGGATAAAGCCCACTGCACAGGTGATTATAGCAACTTTATCGCTTTGGTCGCCTTATGCGTACAGCGGGGATTTGAACCATACTGGTGGGCGTTGGGATTGAAAAGCGAAGAGCAGCGCGAAAGATAG